In a genomic window of Magnolia sinica isolate HGM2019 chromosome 14, MsV1, whole genome shotgun sequence:
- the LOC131224963 gene encoding uncharacterized protein LOC131224963 gives MGSYEDSYKELLMYLHELRIANLGTLTSLLVNQQTMRFERCFVALEQCVRSFQTSLRRVLAVDGTHLKGKYKGILFIATTLDDDNHIFPVAFGIGESKNSSNWNWFLTYISDLLGNLPGLVIISDRHKGLMKEVPQVFQAATHGYCAYHIYRNLVDTFKDKSLEIYYWQAVKTCRRAEFDKLMHDIELANPPVHAWLREIGYEKWASSHFLGKRFNLVTTNIVECVNALFKEVQEYPVTMLIETVRLKIQVMFYKRRELASSFVGPLTPWAKKQIKDLKPKARDVRCISRDEYYIVGDYNDTVKLNELSLELPEEVSNCRNLQTLRLTYCEKLHGTYRN, from the exons atggggtcttatgaagactcttataAAGAACTCTTGATGTACTTGCATGAGTTGAGAATCGCGAACCTGGGGACTTTGACTTCTCTGCTTGTGAATCAACAGACGATGAGGTTtgagagatgttttgttgcgctcGAACAGTGTGTCAGAAGTTTTCAAACATCTCTGCGAAGGGTCTTGGCCGTTGATGGGACGCATTTAAAAGGTAAGTACAAGGGTATTCTATTTATTGCTACGACATTGGATGATGACAATCATATCTTTCCAGTTGCTTTTGGTATCGGAGAATCAAAGAATAGCAGTAATTGGAACTGGTTCCTTACATACATCAGCGATTTGTTAGGGAATTTACCTGGTCTTGTTATCATATCAGACCGtcataaaggtctaatgaaagaagttccaCAGGTCTTCCAGGCAGCAACCCATGGGTACTGCGCGTACCATATATACCGAAACTTGGTGGATACATTCAAAGACAAGTCATTAGAAATCTACTACTGGCAGGCTGTAAAGACTTGTAGGAGGGCTGAGTTCGAtaaattaatgcatgatatcgaacttGCCAACCCCCCGGTACATGCATGGCTGAGGGAAATAGGTTATGAAAAGTGGGCATCTTCGCATTTTTtaggaaaaagattcaatttggtGACTACAAACATAGTTGAGTGTGTTAACGCTCTATTCAAAGAAGTACAAGAATATCCGGTAACTATgctaatagagacggtcagatTGAAAATTCAAGTGATGTTCTATAAAAGAAGAGAATTAGCTTCATCATTCGTTGGACCGTTGACACCATGGGCTAAGAAGCAAATAAAGGATCTCAAACCGAAGGCACGAGATGTTCGTTGCATTTCCCGGGATGAATACTATATTGTGGGAGATTACAATGATACCGTCAAGCTCAAtgagctttcat TGGAGCTACCAGAGGAAGTGAGTAATTGTAGAAATTTACAGACCTTGAGACTCACTTACTGTGAGAAGCTACATGGCACCTACAGAAACTGA